In Acinonyx jubatus isolate Ajub_Pintada_27869175 chromosome B3, VMU_Ajub_asm_v1.0, whole genome shotgun sequence, a genomic segment contains:
- the LOC113601507 gene encoding homeobox protein cut-like 1, producing MPSRDRIRTHVYACPPAPRASSSLPRRPRQRPPEEDTRLRGRRSGPSCGRGVGPGGGAPRARRRPESLAVRGGARRGGERRRRRAKAKARAGGRAAGLPEREAVCGHVVRYVLRARAASRSWATSKPGARLCRLPPRLLCLLCSAFALPACVSRGAHQYGQRQEAPRGRRHPAASFPRQGPPPTSWELRGGGPPLSCPTPLFALARRRAGCHPRPG from the exons ATGCCAAGCCGAGACCGGATCCGCACACACGTCTACGCGTGCCCACCGGCACCGCGCGCGTCCTCTTCGCTTCCGCGCCGCCCCCGccag CGGCCGCCTGAAGAAGACACCCGGCTGCGTGGCCGCCGCTCGGGCCCCAGCTGCGGCAGAGGTGTCGGGCCAGGCGGCGGAGCGCCCAGGGCTCGACGCCGGCCGGAATCCCTGGCTGTGCGCGGGGGTGCGCGCCGCGGAGgcgagaggaggaggaggagggcgaaGGCGAAGGCGAGAGCGGGCGGACGGGCTGCCGGGCTGCCAGAGAGGGAGGCTGTGTGTGGTCACGTTGTGCGCTACGTGCTGAGAGCGCGAGCTGCTAGCCGCAGCTGGGCGACGTCAAAGCCGGGTGCGCGGCTCTGCCGCCTGCCTCCgcgcctcctctgcctcctctgctccGCCTTCGCTCTGCCTGCCTGTGTCAGCCGAGGAGCTCATCAGTATGGACAGCGCCAAGAGGCTCCGCGAGGCCGGCGGCATCCGGCCGCCAGCTTTCCCCGCCAAGGCCCTCCCCCGACTTCCTGGGAGCTCCGCGGCGGCGGACCACCGTTATCATGCCCGACGCCGCTGTTTGCGCTTGCACGCCGAAGGGCCGGCTGCCACCCTAGACCAGG ATGA